In the genome of Verrucomicrobiia bacterium, the window GACCCCATCGAGTATTATCACAAGCATAAGAAAGCCCTGGTCACCCAGCGCGAGATCGGCGTCGATGTCCCCAACTTTGCCGAGGCCCTGCGCCGGGCCTTGCGCCAGGACCCCGATGTGATTCTCGTCGGTGAAATGCGCGACCTCGAAACCATTGATGCGGCCATCACGGCGGCGGAGACGGGGCACTTGGTCTTTGGGACGCTCCACACGACCGGGGCGGCCAAGACAATCGACCGCGTCGTCAACGCCTTTCCCACCAACCAGCAGGAGCAAATCCGCATTCAGCTCTCGACGGTGATGCAGGCGGTCATCTCGCAGTTGCTCATCCCGCGTATCGACAAACCAGGCCGGGTTGCGGTGTTCGAGATCATGGTCAACACCCCCTCGATTGCAGCCCTCATCCGGGATAATAAATCGTTCCGCATCCAGTCGGACATCCAGACCGGCGCCAAATATGGCATGGTGACACTGGACTCTTTCCTCATCGATAAGTATCTTGCGGGTATGATCGCGCGCGAGGAAGTGGTGACCAAGGCCCAGGACCCGGTGACCATCCAGGCCAAGCTCCAGGAACTCGAGTTGGCCCAGGCCGTCGGCGCCGATACCGCCGGTTTAATGGAAGGAAAGACCTGATGGCCGAAGACATCTCAAATCCACTGCTGTCCCTGGTCAAAGAGCAGGGCCTGGTCGATGACCTGCAGTTCGAAGAGGTCGTTGCCGAGTTCAAACGCAGCGGCAAACCTGTCATCCAGATTCTACAGGACTTTGGCATCATGACCCTGGACGATATCCTCCAGGTCATTGCCAACCAACTCAGCACCGAGGTCGTCACTTTAGGCGATATCAGCCCTGAGGTCATTAAGACCATCCCGGCCAAAACCGCCCGCATGTATCAATGCCTGCCGGTCAACGTCGATGGCTCCAGCATTAAGATTGCCCTGGTCGATCCCCTCAACCCGGCGCGTGTGGATGAAATCGGTTTCCTTGTCAGAAAGGATGTCCAGCTCGTCGTTGCTGACCCCGCAGCCATTCAAAAGGCCATCGACAAATTCTACCCCGATGGCGCAGGGATTGATGACAGCTTTTCCGAGGTCCTCAAGGAACTGGGCATGGACAAGGATTTGGCCCGGGAAGCCACCATTGCCGTCGAGAATGCCAGCGCGATGGAAGACCTCGCCAACCAGGCCCCCATCGTCCGGTTCGTCAACCTGGTCCTCTTCCAGGCCGTTCAGGACCGCGCCAGCGACATCCATTTCGAACCTTTCGAGACTGAGTTTCGCATCCGCTACCGGGTGGACGGTGCGCTCTATGAGATGTCGCCTCCGCCCAAGCACCTGGCGCTGCCGGTCATCTCGCGCATCAAGGTGATGGCCAACTTGAATATCTCCGAACGCCGCCTCCCCCAGGACGGGCGCATCAACTACCCGATGGGCAGCAAGACCATCGATCTGCGCGTCTCGACCTTGCCGACCCAGTTTGGCGAATCGGTGGTGTTGCGTGTTCTGGACCGCAGCGCGGTGAACCTGGAAGTCGAGTCGCTGGGGCTGCCTAAAATGATCTACGAATACATGACCGAGGCCATCCTGCGGCCAAACGGCATCCTCGTCGTCACCGGCCCGACTGGCTGCGGCAAGACGACCACCCTTTACTCCTGCCTGCGCCGCGTCAATACGATGGATTCCAAGCTGCTCACGGCGGAAGACCCCGTCGAATACGACATCGAAGGCATCATGCAGGTCGCCATCAACGAAGCCGTCGGCCTGACCTTCAGCAGGGCCTTGCGCTCCTTCCTGCGCCAGGACCCCGACATTATCATGGTGGGTGAAATGCGCGACCTCGAGACAGCCCAGATTTCCATCCAGGCCTCCCTTACGGGCCACTTGGTGCTCAGCACCCTTCACACCAACGATTCGCCCGGCGCCATCACCCGTATGGTCGATATGGGCGTCGAGCCGTTCCTGATTTCATCCACCCTCATGGGCGTCCTCGGCCAGCGCCTGGTCCGCACCGTCTGCAAGAATTGCCGCACCCCCTTCGAGCCGACCGAAAACCAATTGGCCATGCTCAACCTCTCCCCGCATGACCTGGGCGAAAAGGTATTCTATTACGGGCGCGGCTGCTCGACCTGCAATGATACCGGCTATCGCGGGCGCAAAGGGATATTCGAGCTGCTGACCATTAATGACAGCATCCGGGCATTGATTAACGAGCGCGCCCCCACGGTAGTCTTGCGCCAAAAAGCCGTCGAGCTGGGCATGGTCACCCTGCGCGAAGACGGCTTGCGCACCATTTTCGACGGTGATACAACCATTGAAGAAGTTGTAAAGTACACGTGAACAAGAACTGGAGTAATCGAGTGATGGAGTGCAGGGTAGCTGCTCGCACCCACCGGAATCACCCCGCTACTCCATCACTTCAGTTCTGCATTACCCTGTTCTCTTCATATGCCTAAGTTCAATTACGTCGCCATGGACCAACATGGCAAGGAGACCAAGGGCACGCTCGAAGTCGCCAGCCAAAACGAAGCCATCAGCCGGGTTAAGGACATGGGCCTGTTCCCGACCAAGATCGTCGAGCTGGACAAGTCCAAGGACAAACCGGAGAAGGGCAAGCCTGCCAAGGCCAAAGGCAAGCCCAAGGGGAAGGGGATGAACATAAACATCAACATCCCCGGTCTGAGCGGCAGGGTGAAGAGCAAAGTGCTCGCCACGTTCACCCGCCAGTTGGCGACGCTGGTGGATGCCGGTTT includes:
- a CDS encoding type IV pilus twitching motility protein PilT, yielding MSYSMSDLLQLVVSEGASDLHIRVGTPPTIRVHGILHRVEGPALAPEGTEELMRSITSEDHIQGVRERGGADFGFAFGEMARFRVSVFKEKGNFGLVLRQIPSKLLTMEQIGIPPSAKELLYKPRGLVLVTGPTGSGKTTTLASMINIINEERDEAHIITIEDPIEYYHKHKKALVTQREIGVDVPNFAEALRRALRQDPDVILVGEMRDLETIDAAITAAETGHLVFGTLHTTGAAKTIDRVVNAFPTNQQEQIRIQLSTVMQAVISQLLIPRIDKPGRVAVFEIMVNTPSIAALIRDNKSFRIQSDIQTGAKYGMVTLDSFLIDKYLAGMIAREEVVTKAQDPVTIQAKLQELELAQAVGADTAGLMEGKT
- a CDS encoding GspE/PulE family protein; this encodes MAEDISNPLLSLVKEQGLVDDLQFEEVVAEFKRSGKPVIQILQDFGIMTLDDILQVIANQLSTEVVTLGDISPEVIKTIPAKTARMYQCLPVNVDGSSIKIALVDPLNPARVDEIGFLVRKDVQLVVADPAAIQKAIDKFYPDGAGIDDSFSEVLKELGMDKDLAREATIAVENASAMEDLANQAPIVRFVNLVLFQAVQDRASDIHFEPFETEFRIRYRVDGALYEMSPPPKHLALPVISRIKVMANLNISERRLPQDGRINYPMGSKTIDLRVSTLPTQFGESVVLRVLDRSAVNLEVESLGLPKMIYEYMTEAILRPNGILVVTGPTGCGKTTTLYSCLRRVNTMDSKLLTAEDPVEYDIEGIMQVAINEAVGLTFSRALRSFLRQDPDIIMVGEMRDLETAQISIQASLTGHLVLSTLHTNDSPGAITRMVDMGVEPFLISSTLMGVLGQRLVRTVCKNCRTPFEPTENQLAMLNLSPHDLGEKVFYYGRGCSTCNDTGYRGRKGIFELLTINDSIRALINERAPTVVLRQKAVELGMVTLREDGLRTIFDGDTTIEEVVKYT